Proteins co-encoded in one Christiangramia fulva genomic window:
- the cas2 gene encoding CRISPR-associated endonuclease Cas2 yields MDYRFSRLNQYRSMWVLVFFDLPTETRKERKAANRFRKDLLDDGFGMFQFSIYLRFCASRENAEVHIKRTKRALPKKGKVGIMQITDKQFGMIELFQGQEEAETEQPTQQLELF; encoded by the coding sequence ATGGATTACCGATTTTCAAGATTAAATCAATACAGAAGCATGTGGGTACTCGTATTTTTTGACCTTCCTACTGAAACCAGGAAAGAACGAAAGGCGGCAAACAGGTTTAGAAAAGATCTTCTGGATGATGGTTTTGGAATGTTTCAATTCTCTATCTACCTTCGATTTTGTGCCAGTAGGGAAAATGCTGAAGTTCATATTAAAAGGACAAAGAGAGCCTTACCTAAAAAAGGGAAAGTTGGCATTATGCAGATAACTGATAAACAATTTGGGATGATCGAACTTTTTCAGGGACAAGAAGAAGCTGAAACTGAACAACCTACCCAACAGCTTGAACTATTTTAG
- the cas1 gene encoding type II CRISPR-associated endonuclease Cas1 has protein sequence MIKRTLFFGNPAYLSTKNEQLVISFPEEEKEDKTVPIEDVGMLVLENPQITLTNGLLTKLIQNKAAVVNCDKQHLPSSLLQPLNGHTEQTERIRHQLSASLPLKKNLWQQTVSAKIENQARHLYRRGKNHRKLERWSREVKSGDTENHEAVAAAHYWQNLFEIEDFNRYQKGIPPNNLLNYGYAILRAVTARALISSGMLPGVGIFHRNKYNAFCLADDIMEPYRPFVDDLVYEIVATGEDIKTLNMFLKTQLLQIPVLDVMIDGKLSPLMVAMSRTTNSLYECFSGLSRKILYPVYE, from the coding sequence ATGATCAAGCGCACCCTCTTTTTCGGCAATCCGGCTTACCTCAGCACTAAAAATGAGCAACTGGTTATCTCCTTTCCGGAGGAGGAAAAAGAGGATAAGACCGTGCCGATAGAAGATGTGGGAATGCTTGTGTTGGAAAATCCGCAGATCACTCTTACCAATGGTTTGCTCACAAAGCTTATTCAGAACAAAGCGGCAGTCGTGAATTGCGATAAGCAACACCTCCCCTCCTCTTTGCTGCAACCGCTGAATGGGCATACGGAGCAAACCGAAAGAATAAGACACCAATTAAGTGCTAGCCTTCCACTCAAAAAAAATTTATGGCAACAAACTGTTAGTGCTAAAATTGAAAACCAGGCAAGACATTTGTACCGCAGAGGAAAGAATCACCGGAAATTGGAGCGCTGGAGCCGGGAAGTAAAAAGCGGAGATACGGAAAACCATGAAGCTGTAGCTGCCGCTCATTACTGGCAGAACCTGTTTGAGATAGAAGATTTCAACAGGTATCAGAAAGGAATTCCGCCCAACAACCTGCTAAACTATGGCTATGCGATCTTAAGAGCAGTGACGGCACGCGCCCTTATCAGTAGTGGAATGCTGCCAGGAGTGGGCATCTTTCACCGAAATAAATACAATGCTTTTTGTCTGGCCGACGATATTATGGAACCCTACCGGCCGTTCGTAGATGACCTGGTTTATGAAATAGTGGCTACAGGCGAAGATATTAAAACCCTGAATATGTTTTTAAAGACACAGCTTCTACAGATCCCGGTTTTAGATGTAATGATAGATGGAAAACTGAGCCCCCTGATGGTTGCGATGAGCCGGACTACCAATTCGTTGTATGAATGTTTTTCAGGATTAAGTAGAAAAATACTGTATCCGGTGTATGAATAG
- the cas9 gene encoding type II CRISPR RNA-guided endonuclease Cas9 (Cas9, originally named Csn1, is the large, multifunctional signature protein of type II CRISPR/Cas systems. It is well known even to general audiences because its RNA-guided endonuclease activity has made it a popular tool for custom editing of eukaryotic genomes.) yields the protein MKRILGLDLGTTSIGWALINEAENDQEKSSIIKTGVRVVPLSTDEQQSFEKGQSITINADRTLKRGMRRNLHRYKMRRAAVIEILKRINFITEDTPLAETENNSTFSTYEARAKAPKEKISKEDFARVLLMINKKRGYKSSRKANNEEEGQLIDGMAVAKTLYHQNLTPGQYSFLLLKEGKKILPDYYRSDLQDEFDKIWKFQKQFYNEILTDKHKEEIKGKNKNATSNYFEKVLGIARAENNGSDKKLQHYEWRTKAVSEQIDITEIAFILTEINNQINQSSGYLGAISDRSKELFFNDLTVGQYLYHQLKENPHASLKNLVFYRQDYMDEFDAIWKEQAKHNPELTEKVRQELRDITIFFQRRLKSQKGLINICEFEGVERIVKIDGEMKKKLVGPRVAPKSSPVFQRFKIWQNINAIRVTRKNNDLQVYELDEDTKHLLFEELTWVDKMTDKQFLKWLFKDSENNPKDWKLNFKHLEGNRTNAALLEVYKKIVKIEGYELNFKKPSSEIIQNIKACFKTIGIDEHLLDFNSELSGNDFVKQTSYELWHLLYSYEDDKSLTGTDSLLKKLQEKFGFQEAQARLLASITFQKDYGSLSVRAMRKILPHLRDGALYDEACSKAGYNHSNSITKAENADRELKSELEILKKNSLRNPVVEKILNQMINVVNAILNDSNLGRPDEIRIELARELKKTAQQRSEMTKQISKVTKEYEAIRTLLKKEFGLPYVSRKDLIKYRLYKELKATGYKTLYSGTYVKPEELFTNKFDVEHIIPQALLFDDSFSNKTLELRDVNLEKGNETAYDYCERKGWLEGFKQRVEEVYAAGDIKYMNRKKLLMTRKEIPEGFLNRDLGNAAYIARKSAQILLEITRNVALTSGTITSKLREDWELIDVLKELNFEKYKALGLTYTIQNRHGKELTRIAEWTKRNDHRHHAMDAITVAFTRPAFIQYLNNMNSESIKNGSFYGIKEKYTYRSKEGGRRFVKPFETIREEAKRHLESILISHKAKNKVVTKNKNKIRVKGKGHFRTKTELTPRGQLHKETIYGSAKKYDTKFEKIGGSFDLDKISTVAKKKYREALQQRLAEFENDPKKAFTGKNSLAKNPISLNGNGAVLPEKVKTVRLENQYTIRKELTPDIKIDKVMDIGVQRILQKRLDDFEGKAKEAFSNLDENPVWLNEGKKIPLKRVTISGINNAEALHNAKDHLGNEIKDDRGNTIPVDYVSTGNNHHVAIYQDEKGNLQEEVVSFYEAVIRKNQSLPIIQKEHPKGWKFLFTMKQNEMFVFPSEDFNPDEIDLMDPNNKTEISRHLFRVQKFTIRDYFFRHHLETNVELKKELKDVTWIRTGLSGIEGIIKVRLNHLGDIVQVREY from the coding sequence ATGAAAAGAATTTTAGGTTTGGACCTTGGAACCACCTCCATAGGATGGGCGTTAATCAATGAGGCTGAAAACGATCAAGAGAAATCTTCAATTATTAAAACTGGCGTTCGTGTCGTTCCACTTTCTACAGATGAACAACAAAGCTTCGAAAAAGGACAAAGCATTACCATTAATGCCGATCGTACCTTAAAAAGAGGAATGCGCAGAAACCTTCACCGGTATAAAATGCGTCGAGCAGCCGTTATCGAAATATTAAAGAGGATCAATTTCATCACAGAAGATACGCCCCTTGCCGAAACAGAAAATAATTCTACTTTTTCGACCTACGAAGCCAGGGCAAAAGCTCCGAAAGAAAAAATTTCTAAAGAAGACTTTGCCCGTGTCCTATTAATGATAAACAAAAAAAGAGGATACAAAAGCAGTAGAAAAGCTAACAATGAAGAAGAAGGGCAGTTAATTGATGGAATGGCGGTTGCCAAAACACTTTATCATCAAAACTTAACTCCAGGACAATATTCTTTTCTGCTTTTAAAAGAAGGCAAAAAGATTTTACCTGATTATTATCGTTCAGACCTACAGGATGAGTTTGACAAAATCTGGAAATTTCAAAAACAGTTTTATAATGAAATTTTAACAGATAAACACAAGGAAGAAATAAAAGGAAAAAATAAAAATGCTACTTCAAATTATTTTGAAAAGGTCCTGGGAATTGCAAGAGCTGAAAATAACGGATCTGATAAAAAGCTTCAGCATTACGAATGGCGAACTAAAGCCGTTTCAGAACAAATCGACATTACAGAAATAGCATTTATTCTCACTGAAATTAATAACCAAATCAATCAGTCCAGCGGCTACCTTGGTGCGATAAGTGACCGCAGTAAGGAACTCTTCTTTAATGATCTTACCGTTGGACAATATTTATATCATCAACTTAAAGAAAACCCGCACGCTTCTTTAAAAAATCTGGTATTCTATCGCCAGGATTATATGGATGAATTTGATGCTATCTGGAAAGAACAGGCCAAGCATAATCCCGAATTAACTGAAAAAGTACGTCAAGAATTACGGGACATAACCATTTTTTTCCAACGCCGTTTAAAATCTCAAAAAGGTCTAATTAATATTTGCGAATTTGAAGGAGTGGAACGTATAGTCAAAATTGATGGAGAAATGAAGAAAAAACTGGTCGGGCCGCGTGTGGCTCCCAAATCTTCTCCTGTATTTCAAAGATTTAAGATTTGGCAAAACATCAACGCCATTCGAGTGACCAGAAAAAATAATGACTTGCAGGTTTATGAATTGGATGAAGATACAAAGCATTTACTTTTTGAAGAACTGACCTGGGTCGATAAAATGACCGATAAGCAATTTTTAAAATGGCTTTTTAAAGATTCTGAAAATAATCCAAAAGACTGGAAACTTAACTTTAAACATCTTGAAGGCAACCGAACCAATGCAGCCTTATTGGAAGTTTATAAAAAGATCGTAAAAATTGAAGGTTATGAACTTAATTTTAAAAAGCCTTCTTCAGAAATTATTCAAAATATAAAAGCCTGTTTTAAAACTATCGGAATTGATGAGCATCTTTTGGATTTTAATAGTGAACTGAGCGGAAACGATTTTGTTAAACAGACATCTTATGAACTTTGGCATTTGCTCTATTCTTATGAAGATGATAAATCTCTAACCGGTACAGATTCTTTATTAAAAAAGCTTCAGGAAAAATTTGGATTTCAGGAAGCCCAGGCTCGTTTACTGGCTTCAATAACTTTTCAAAAAGATTACGGAAGCCTTAGTGTCCGGGCAATGAGGAAAATACTTCCTCATTTAAGGGACGGAGCTTTGTATGATGAAGCCTGCTCAAAAGCCGGATATAATCATTCCAATTCCATTACAAAAGCTGAGAATGCTGATCGGGAATTAAAATCGGAGTTAGAAATACTTAAAAAGAATAGCCTACGCAATCCGGTAGTTGAGAAGATTTTAAACCAGATGATCAATGTGGTAAATGCAATCTTAAATGATTCAAATCTTGGACGACCTGATGAAATTCGTATTGAACTGGCGCGTGAGTTAAAAAAGACAGCTCAGCAGCGCAGCGAAATGACCAAACAAATAAGTAAAGTCACTAAGGAATATGAAGCAATAAGAACTTTACTTAAAAAAGAATTTGGACTCCCTTATGTAAGCCGTAAAGATTTAATTAAATACAGGTTGTATAAAGAATTAAAAGCAACCGGTTATAAAACGCTGTATTCAGGTACATATGTAAAACCTGAAGAACTTTTCACCAATAAATTTGATGTGGAACATATCATTCCACAGGCACTATTATTTGATGATTCCTTTTCAAATAAGACTCTTGAACTACGGGATGTTAATCTGGAAAAAGGTAACGAAACCGCCTACGACTATTGCGAACGCAAAGGTTGGCTGGAAGGTTTTAAGCAGCGAGTAGAAGAGGTTTATGCTGCCGGTGATATTAAATATATGAATCGGAAAAAGCTTCTGATGACCAGGAAAGAAATACCTGAAGGGTTTTTAAATCGCGACTTGGGAAATGCAGCTTATATCGCCCGAAAATCTGCACAAATCCTATTGGAAATCACAAGAAATGTGGCGTTAACCTCAGGAACCATTACCTCAAAACTTCGGGAAGACTGGGAATTGATTGATGTTCTTAAAGAACTGAACTTTGAGAAATATAAAGCATTAGGGCTTACCTATACCATACAAAATCGTCACGGGAAAGAACTGACACGTATTGCAGAATGGACAAAAAGGAATGACCATCGCCATCACGCTATGGATGCAATTACTGTTGCATTTACCCGCCCGGCATTTATTCAATATCTAAACAATATGAATTCGGAGAGTATAAAAAATGGTTCCTTTTATGGCATTAAAGAAAAGTATACTTATCGGAGCAAAGAAGGAGGAAGACGTTTTGTAAAGCCTTTTGAAACTATTCGAGAAGAGGCTAAGAGACATTTAGAATCTATACTGATTTCTCATAAGGCAAAAAATAAAGTCGTTACTAAAAACAAGAATAAGATCAGGGTTAAAGGAAAAGGCCATTTTAGGACCAAAACAGAACTTACTCCAAGGGGACAATTACATAAAGAAACTATTTACGGGAGTGCCAAAAAATATGACACAAAATTTGAAAAAATAGGAGGAAGTTTTGATCTGGATAAAATTTCTACGGTTGCTAAGAAAAAATATCGGGAAGCATTACAACAACGTTTGGCAGAATTTGAGAATGATCCTAAGAAAGCCTTTACGGGAAAAAATAGTTTAGCAAAAAATCCTATATCACTTAACGGTAACGGAGCTGTATTACCTGAAAAAGTAAAAACAGTTCGACTGGAGAATCAATATACCATTCGAAAAGAATTAACTCCTGATATAAAAATTGATAAAGTGATGGATATAGGAGTACAAAGGATTCTTCAAAAGCGACTAGATGACTTTGAAGGAAAGGCTAAAGAGGCCTTCTCAAACCTTGATGAAAATCCAGTCTGGTTAAATGAAGGCAAGAAAATTCCTTTAAAAAGGGTTACCATTTCAGGAATAAATAACGCGGAGGCATTACACAATGCAAAAGATCATTTAGGCAATGAAATTAAAGATGATAGAGGGAATACTATTCCGGTTGATTATGTAAGTACTGGAAATAATCATCATGTGGCCATTTATCAGGATGAAAAGGGAAATCTGCAGGAAGAAGTTGTGTCATTCTATGAAGCGGTAATTCGCAAAAACCAGAGCCTTCCTATTATCCAAAAGGAACATCCAAAAGGATGGAAATTTTTGTTTACGATGAAGCAGAATGAAATGTTTGTTTTTCCTTCAGAAGACTTCAATCCTGATGAAATTGATCTAATGGATCCCAATAATAAAACTGAAATAAGCAGGCATTTATTCAGGGTACAGAAATTTACTATCCGGGATTATTTCTTTAGACATCACCTTGAGACAAATGTGGAGCTAAAAAAAGAATTAAAAGATGTGACTTGGATAAGAACAGGATTATCTGGTATAGAAGGAATTATCAAAGTAAGATTAAATCATTTAGGCGATATTGTTCAGGTAAGAGAATACTAA
- a CDS encoding outer membrane beta-barrel protein, whose translation MKKLIFLFLLYFVFYNNYAQESNTKTRLGLDLFLENTISSERIQTGENVGYFADYDKTNFQIGLQVERYLNNKITLNSGLNYSNRDFTGTYFCQVCDFSLPPEPEEIKFQFLEIPLSLKYYFFRNNFRPFIDLGLINQFAIKNEITEKKYVILGKTGVGLDYNFNSNASIQVLFNYNRAITKMFEESDFKPEVLSIGIGFRRRL comes from the coding sequence ATGAAAAAACTAATATTTCTTTTCCTGCTATATTTTGTGTTTTACAATAATTATGCTCAAGAATCGAATACAAAAACAAGATTAGGATTAGATCTTTTTTTGGAAAATACTATCAGCTCCGAAAGAATTCAAACTGGAGAAAATGTGGGATATTTTGCAGATTATGATAAAACCAACTTTCAAATTGGCCTACAGGTTGAAAGATATTTAAATAATAAGATAACATTGAATTCCGGTCTCAATTATTCTAACCGAGATTTCACCGGAACATATTTTTGTCAGGTTTGTGATTTTAGCTTACCTCCTGAACCTGAAGAAATAAAATTTCAATTTTTAGAAATTCCGTTAAGTCTTAAATACTATTTTTTCCGAAATAATTTTCGTCCCTTTATAGATTTGGGACTAATAAACCAGTTTGCCATCAAAAATGAAATTACAGAAAAAAAATATGTGATCCTGGGAAAAACAGGTGTAGGATTAGATTATAATTTTAATTCTAATGCATCAATTCAGGTCCTCTTTAACTATAATAGAGCTATAACTAAAATGTTTGAAGAATCTGATTTCAAACCGGAAGTTTTATCAATAGGTATAGGATTTAGGAGACGTTTATAA
- a CDS encoding CPBP family intramembrane glutamic endopeptidase: MSEQSTYPGWLRILFLIFPYIFIVGIFQMVGGTLVGFSYTDLEIDKTPFQRLIIQLFSFLGTSSIVWIFLKFIDKEKFIDIGFRVKNNFKRFWAGFLIGAIIMLFGFGLLEVLGEIKIQNINFDFNQILISFFVFILVSLTEEILFRGYILRNLMYSFNKYVALIISAILFSLMHALNPNIDFMGFSNIFLAGILLGITYIHTKTYGFQLRFI; the protein is encoded by the coding sequence ATGAGTGAACAATCTACCTACCCGGGATGGTTAAGAATCCTGTTTTTAATTTTTCCATATATTTTTATAGTTGGAATTTTCCAAATGGTTGGAGGAACTTTAGTTGGTTTCTCATATACTGATTTAGAAATTGATAAAACACCCTTTCAAAGATTAATTATACAACTTTTTTCATTTTTGGGAACAAGTTCGATTGTATGGATATTCTTAAAATTTATAGATAAAGAAAAGTTTATCGACATTGGATTTAGAGTTAAAAATAACTTCAAAAGGTTCTGGGCAGGTTTTTTAATTGGAGCTATAATTATGCTTTTTGGATTCGGATTGTTAGAAGTTTTAGGTGAAATAAAAATTCAAAATATCAATTTCGATTTTAATCAAATTTTGATTTCATTTTTTGTATTTATTCTGGTATCCCTTACAGAAGAAATATTATTTCGAGGTTATATATTAAGAAATCTTATGTACTCATTTAACAAGTATGTTGCACTAATTATATCAGCAATTTTATTCTCATTAATGCACGCATTAAATCCGAATATTGATTTCATGGGGTTTTCAAATATATTTCTAGCAGGCATATTATTAGGAATTACCTATATACATACAAAAACCTATGGTTTCCAATTGCGCTTCATTTAA
- a CDS encoding Fic family protein has product MQYNWQQKDWPNFKYSTNEVEKNLYAFSERAGRLSGAMEVLPEELQFESIVDLLVAEALKTSEIEGEYLSRKDIMSSIRNNLGLNIKRVQVKDQRVQGISQMMVDAQKNFQKPLSKRVLFNWHTMLMKGSSGLNAGAWREHSEPMQVISGAMGREIVHYEAPPSSKVPNAMAQFIDWFNNTSPGSNEEIKQPVIRAALAHLYFESIHPFEDGNGRIGRAISEKALSQYLYRPVLLSLSQAIEAKKKDYYQALKTAQRSNEITPWINYFVKTTLEAQLDAEQLINFSVKKAKFFDRFEGKFNERQLKTIKRMLEEGHQGFEGGMNARKYISLNKTSKSTATRDLQDLLDMGAFIKKGGGRSTSYELNL; this is encoded by the coding sequence ATGCAATATAATTGGCAGCAAAAAGACTGGCCCAATTTTAAATATTCTACCAATGAAGTAGAGAAGAACCTATATGCTTTTTCCGAAAGAGCCGGTAGGTTGAGTGGAGCCATGGAAGTTCTGCCAGAAGAGCTCCAATTTGAATCTATCGTTGATTTATTAGTGGCAGAGGCTTTGAAGACCTCAGAGATAGAAGGAGAATACTTAAGTAGAAAAGATATAATGTCTTCCATTCGGAATAATCTTGGACTTAATATTAAGCGAGTACAGGTGAAAGATCAGCGGGTCCAGGGGATTTCCCAGATGATGGTAGATGCACAAAAAAATTTTCAAAAGCCGTTATCAAAAAGGGTTTTGTTCAATTGGCATACCATGTTAATGAAAGGTAGTTCAGGTTTGAACGCGGGAGCCTGGAGAGAACACTCTGAACCAATGCAGGTTATTTCAGGTGCTATGGGAAGAGAAATTGTTCATTATGAGGCTCCACCTTCTTCCAAGGTGCCGAATGCGATGGCACAATTTATTGATTGGTTTAATAATACTTCCCCGGGTTCGAATGAAGAAATAAAGCAACCTGTAATTCGTGCTGCGCTGGCACATCTCTATTTTGAAAGTATACACCCCTTCGAAGATGGTAATGGAAGGATAGGGCGCGCAATCTCAGAGAAAGCATTATCTCAATATCTTTATCGTCCGGTATTACTTAGTTTATCTCAGGCAATAGAAGCAAAAAAGAAAGATTATTATCAGGCTTTGAAAACTGCCCAAAGATCTAATGAGATCACGCCCTGGATAAATTATTTTGTAAAAACAACTCTTGAGGCTCAACTGGATGCTGAACAGCTTATCAACTTTTCAGTGAAGAAAGCTAAATTTTTCGATAGGTTCGAGGGTAAGTTTAATGAGCGGCAGCTTAAAACCATAAAAAGAATGCTGGAAGAAGGACACCAGGGTTTTGAAGGGGGGATGAATGCCAGAAAATATATTTCCCTTAATAAAACCTCCAAATCTACTGCTACCCGTGATCTTCAGGACCTCTTGGATATGGGTGCATTCATAAAAAAAGGAGGAGGAAGGAGCACTAGCTATGAGCTTAATCTATAA
- a CDS encoding tRNA (5-methylaminomethyl-2-thiouridylate)-methyltransferase, which yields MELNNKVNHVVTLLKWTYGLVPIIAGLDKFANLLTEWHKYLAPAIKQILPFSEYSFMYGVGIIEIIAGILVLLKPKIGSLVVSLWLLGIILNLLISGEYFDIAVRDLVMSIGAFSLFLLLKGGNETDA from the coding sequence ATGGAACTCAACAATAAAGTAAACCACGTAGTTACACTTCTTAAATGGACCTATGGACTGGTTCCAATTATCGCAGGTCTGGATAAATTTGCTAACCTTCTCACCGAATGGCACAAGTATCTGGCTCCAGCTATAAAACAGATATTACCATTCTCAGAATACTCTTTTATGTATGGGGTGGGTATCATCGAGATAATCGCCGGAATTCTGGTACTATTAAAACCAAAAATCGGATCGCTTGTTGTAAGTCTTTGGCTTCTTGGAATTATCTTAAACCTTCTTATTTCTGGAGAATATTTTGATATCGCAGTAAGAGATCTTGTCATGTCTATAGGAGCTTTCTCTCTCTTTCTTTTGTTAAAGGGAGGGAACGAAACAGATGCCTAA
- a CDS encoding LysR family transcriptional regulator — protein MFDFRLKVFNTVARRLSFTKAAEELHITQPAVTKHIKELENQFDLALFDRRGNKVQLSPAGEVLLKHTEEIKEIYRQIEFDLNQLNQTFKGILHIGSSTSITQYILPPLLARFHKVHQEVKVELLSGNSEQIEQALLDKKIEVGVIEGKSKRREIHYTPFLKDEIVMVCSSKNPLAKKDEIMPEDLKKIPLLLREPGSGTLEVTADALKQKGISLGELQVEMQLGSTEAIKSYLQHSDCMAFVSLHAILKELKSGLLKIIEIKKLPIHRDFYFITPQGPEGGLPSLIIEFLIRNHNF, from the coding sequence ATGTTCGATTTTCGCCTAAAAGTATTCAATACTGTTGCCAGAAGATTAAGTTTCACGAAAGCTGCCGAAGAGTTACATATTACGCAGCCTGCAGTGACCAAACATATCAAAGAGCTGGAAAACCAGTTTGATCTTGCACTTTTCGACAGGAGAGGAAATAAAGTACAGCTTTCTCCTGCAGGAGAGGTACTACTGAAACATACCGAAGAGATAAAAGAAATTTACAGACAGATAGAATTTGACCTAAATCAGCTCAATCAAACCTTTAAAGGTATTCTTCATATAGGATCCAGTACATCTATTACACAATATATTTTACCCCCTCTTCTTGCCCGTTTTCACAAGGTTCACCAGGAGGTAAAAGTAGAACTTCTCAGTGGAAATTCTGAGCAAATTGAGCAGGCCCTGCTTGATAAAAAAATTGAAGTTGGGGTTATTGAAGGTAAATCCAAACGCCGGGAAATTCATTATACACCATTTCTGAAAGACGAAATTGTAATGGTGTGTAGTAGTAAAAACCCTCTGGCTAAAAAAGATGAAATAATGCCTGAAGATCTTAAAAAGATTCCCCTGCTGTTGAGAGAACCAGGCTCGGGAACTTTAGAAGTAACTGCTGATGCCTTGAAACAAAAAGGAATAAGCCTGGGAGAACTTCAGGTCGAAATGCAACTGGGAAGCACTGAAGCTATTAAATCTTACCTGCAGCATTCTGATTGCATGGCCTTTGTGTCTTTACATGCCATCCTAAAAGAGCTTAAAAGTGGGCTTCTGAAAATAATTGAGATTAAAAAGTTACCGATTCATCGGGATTTCTACTTCATTACCCCGCAGGGACCAGAAGGTGGTCTCCCTTCGTTAATAATCGAATTTTTGATCAGGAACCATAATTTTTGA